The nucleotide window TGGCGCTCTGGACCACCTATTTTATGGGTTTTATGACTCTTTATTTCCTGTTGTCCTGGATACCGACCTTGTTTGTGGACAGTGGCTACGAACGCTCCGCCGGTATTGACGCGCTCAGCTATTTTAACCTTGGCGCAGTTGTCGGGATTATCGCTATCGGGCTGATCGCCACCAAGATAAAACTTGCCAAACCCATCGCTTTGTTCTTTTTGGGCTCCGCCATTTTCCTCATCTATGTCTATTTCGACCAGCCGAAGGCTCTGTTGGCTCTCAACACCCTGATCTTTATCATCGGGTTCCTGTTGCAGGGGGCTTTTACCGCGCTATACGCTCTTGCGGCTCACATCTATCCGACAAAGGTCAGGGCGACGGGGGTAGGGTGGGCAGCCGGCCTCGGCCGGGTTGGCGCTATTGTTGCCCCGATTATCGCAGGGCTGCTGACCGCCAGTGGCTGGGATATGCATGGACTTTTTCTCCTGTTTTCAGTTCCCCTGCTGATCGCAGCTGCCATGGTGGCCCGTTTTAAGGTTTAAGTGCTTCTCCGGACGGGCATGAGGTGATTTTCGCACATTTTTCCAGAAATGACCGGATATCCTTCACCGTCTTTTCCGCGCTGCCTTCTTTAGGATTTTTGAGTATATGTTTTCGTGTCATTTTCGTTCCTTCGTCACTTCGATAGACCCGAAAACATCACCTTAGGCAAGAACCTTGATTTGTCCAACTAGATCTGACGGGGAACAGGCAAACGTGTTTTTATTTCCAACGGACGGGATGCTACGGTTTCCGCAATTGATACGGAAACCAACGAAATTATAGCAACTATTCCGGTTGGCAAGCGTCCCTGGAATATGGCAATTTCCCCTTCCGGGAGAAAGCTTTATGTAGCCAATGGCCGCTCAAACAGTGTATCTGTCATTGATACCAATACTTTTAAAAATATTCAGAATATAGAGGTAGGAATTCGCCCATGGGGTGTCGTCATAAAATGATCAAGAAATATTATTTTAAATCAAAAGAAGTTCAAAACCAGTCACTTGTTTTGCAAGTCACACTTTTTCTTTTAGGGGGCATTCTTGCAGGGCCATTGGCTTCTGCGGAAGAAGCCGAAATTGAAGAAGTGGTTTCGACCCAGAGCAGGAGCGAGAAACCCTTATTCGAACAAAGCGGAAATCTCGCCCTGGTGAAGGGGGAGGAGGTCGAATTTATCGGATCTACTCACATCAACGAGCTGGCTGTCCGGGTGCCGGGGGTGAATATCTCCCGAAATGATGGCCAGGAATATCTGGCCTCCATCCGCTCCCCTGTGCTGAGCGGGGCAGGAGCCTGCGGGGCCTTTTTGATGGCTCAGGACGGTATTGCCCTGCGTTCCGCAGGCTTTTGTAACGTGAACGAGTTGTTTGAAGCCTTTACGGAGCAGGCAGAACGGATAGAAATTACCAGGGGACCTGGATCCGCCCTGTATGGCTCCAATGCCCTGCACGGAATCATCAACGTTATAACGCCGGCTGCGAATACGGATGAAGGGCGGGTGAGCCTGGAAGGGGGCAGTAACGAGTTCGGTCGCCTGAATGCCTCAAAGGGTATTACAGGTGAAAAACACGGTTTCAGGGCTATGGTGTCTGTGACCCATGATGGCGGATATCGCGATGATTCCGGATATGATCAGCAGAAAGTCAATCTCCGCCATTATTATACTGGGGAGGAATGGACAATTTCTTCCAGCCTTTCACTGACTAACCTTGACCAGGAAACAGCCGGATATATTACCGGGCTTGACGTCTACAAAGACCGGGACATTTCCAGAACCAATCCCAACCCGGAAGCTTTCCGCAAGGCGAAGTCTTTGCGTTATTGGTCACGCTTTTCCACCGCGATCAGTGATGACGTGCGCTGGCAGTTTACGCCTTATGTTCGGGCTCTGGATATGGAATTCCTGATGCACTTCCTGCCGGGGGCGCCTCTGGAGGAAAACAGCCAGACCAGCATTGGCCTTCAGAACGGATTTTATATCAATGAAGACAGCGATCTGGAGATCATCGCTGGTGCAGATTTTGAATATACCCGTGGTTCACTGAAGCAGACGCAGGAAAATCCGACAGAAGGGTCCGCTTTCCTGCAGGCGACCATTCCGGCCGGCAAGCAATATGATTATGATGTGGACAGCATCATGGCTGCGGCTTTCCTGCAGGGAGACTGGGCCATAAGCGAGAAGCTGCATCTCCTGGCGGGGGCCCGTCTGGAATATATGCGTTATGATTATACCAACAACATGGTATCCGGGCGTGTGGATGAAGACGGGAACGAATGCGGGTTTGGAGGGTGCCGCTATACCCGGCCGGAAAGCCGGGTAGATGATTATACGGCATTTTCTCCCAAGATCGGGCTTTTGTACCAGTTTGACGAAAACCATAACGTTTATCTGAACCTGAGCCACGGCTTCCGGGCCCCCCAGGCAACGGAACTGTATCGCCTGCAGAGGGCGCAGACAGTCGCGGATCTGGGCAAGGTCAGCCTCAAAAGCATCGAGCTTGGCGTCCGGGGAAAAAGAAATCGTCTGAGCTATACAGTTTCTTTATATGCCATGGAAAAGGACAATTATATTTTCCGGGATTCGTCCTTCTTTAACGTCGACAGCGGCAAATCGGACCACATCGGTGCCGATGTCATGGTCAAGCTTGACCTGACGGACCGTTTGAGTGTGCGGGGCAATGTGAGTTTCGCTCGTCACCGCTATACATTTGATTTATTTAGCGAAGAGATCAACCTGAACGGCAAGGATATTGATGCAGCTCCCCGTAATTTTGGCAGCATGCAACTTAACTGGCGGCCCACGGAAAAGGTTACGACGGAACTGGAATGGGTACATATGGGATCCTACTACCTGGATCCGGAAAACCTGCATAAATACGAAGGCCATGATTACCTGAACCTCAGGGCAGATGTTCAGGTCAAAGAGACCTATGCCTTGTTTGTTCGGGTGATGAACCTGACCGACGTGAAATATGCCGAACGCGCTGACTATACAACCTTTACCGATGAGAGGTATTTCCCCGGGAAACCCCGATCCTACTATGTCGGTATGAAGGTGAAATTCTGAGGCGGTGTTAACAAGGTCTCCCGCCATATCCTGTTTTTACCTCTGTCTATTCCTTCCCGCATTTGGGGAGGTAAAGGCAGAGGAAACGGATGGTTCCTCCTCTTTCGAGATAGAGGTGGAAAGTGAACTTTTTTGCCTCGGAAGGACCCAAGCCTTCTCTTATAACCGGTGAATTGGAACTGGATGCGGTTCTTCCTCTGGCCCCCGGCTTGACGCTGCAGGTGGGTGTGGGCTTTGAAGAGGTGAACGAGGAGGAAGGCGAATTTTTCGAAGAAAACGAGTATTTCCAGCAGATGGGGCTGTTTATGGAAGAGGTTTTCCTGGCCTATAAAACGGGAAACGCACGTTTTTTTGCCGGCAAGTTCAATCCGATCTTCGGCGTAGGGCGGGAACTTGCCCCGGGTCCCTTTGGTCACCAGCTGCCCGAGGACTATTATGAACAGCTCGAACGTGTCGGGATTGGCGCGGGCTACAGTTTTGGCTCGGATGACGCTGGGGAACATACCCTGACCCTGCAGAGCTATTTTACCGACACAAGCTTCCTGTCAGGTTCCCTTGTTGCCTCCCGGGAACGTCTCAGTAGAAGTGATGGAGGTCTGGCCAACACCGGGGATTTTTCTTCCTATGCGGTTTCACTGGAGGGAAGCCTGCCTGTCCCGGGCCTTGAGCTTGAATATTCGACAAGCTATATGAAAAATGCTGTGGACGAGGGAGGCGATGATGATGAAACAGGAATTGCCCTTGCCCTTTTCGGCAGTGTGGACCTTGCCGGCGCCATGCAGTTTAGTCCCTTTATAGAGTATGTGAGTCTTTCAATTGCCGAAGGGGAGGCGCAGGACCGGGATATTATTACGCTGGGAGGCACAGTTTTTTACGAGAACTGGAAAACGGCTGCTTCCTATTCCAGGGTGTCCAGCACCCCTGTCGACCAGGATATTGAGGATATAGATACTCACCAGTTACAGCTGTCCTTGGGGTATGTTTTTGAAAATGACCTGCAAATCGATATTGGCTACATATACAGCAAACTGAAAATCAATGAGGAAACGGCTCATGACCATATTCTGGGCATTATGTTCCGTCATGAATTTGAGGTCGGATTCTGAGCCCGGGGCCCATGACCAGATCAGGCTGATATCACAAATCCTGTCGGCATATACCGGCGCGTTTGTATAATTGTATATTACATAAAATATTTTATTTTCAATTTATTATATAGATTTCTTAAAGTTAATAATGAGACTAGGCTGCAGTTTTTTCTAGCTAATATTGAGCAGTTCCGCTGTTCTGTTGAGCAGGCTTGCCACCTTTTCCTCAATTCTGTCGTCATAGCGCACCAGGGGAATGGCAACACTGATTGCTCCGCCGACCTCTCCATCGATACGAATGGCGCGTCCCATGCCGCATATGCCAAGCGTATGCTCCTCACGGGTATAGGCAATTCCGGTGCGGCGAATATCCTCAATCTCGGCGCGTAGTTTTTGTTCCGAGACGACAGTGTTTCTCGTCATGGCATCACGATGGGCCTCCCTGAAATATGTATCTATCTCTTCGTCCGGGAAACTGGCCAGTAATGCCTTTCCCGACGATATACTGTGCAGCGGAAGAATCTGGCCGACAGGCACGGCGTACCGCAGGGCATGATCGCTTACCTCTGTGATCAATGATTCAATCTGCCATCCGCGCCGTACAAAAAAAGATGTCGTTTCGTTAAGTTCAATCCGCAGGCTGCGGACGAGGGGAGTGACACGGTCCACCACGGTAAAGTTGGGCATCGGCGCCTGCAGCCGTTCAAGTCCCGGTCCGGGACTGTAACGCCGTCCGTCGCGCACCAGGTATCCGCGTTCCACCAGGGTGTTGAGCAGATAGGACAGGCTGCTGACCGGGATAGCCAGGGCATCTGAGATTTCCTGTGCTACCGACGGGCTTTTCCGGGAGACAACGAATTCGATGATGTCAAGTGTCCGTGTTGCCGACTTAACATTTGCCCTGTTCTTTGGTGTGTTACTCTGCATTATTTTTACAGTTCGCTTTATCTGATACTGAGGTCTGGTTAATGTCCAGATTGCGGCAAAATACTATCATGAAGGACTTTAATTGCAATCTGCTATATAATATAGTCTCTGGGTACGGCATTAATCCAACTCTGGCCGCCTGTCGAAAATGCCAGGATTGTGAAACTCCATAATTTTTCTGTGCATAGGGGCTAGAGCAGAGTGAGTAAAGAAGCATCGGCCCGAAGCCTGAATACCGGTAACTACAACAGAAACGAATTCCCGTATTGCTATTTTCGCATGAATGAAATATTCATATAAGAGAAATTTTTTGAAATACATAAGAAATTTCTTTATGATCAAAAAGGTCCGGGCAATTCCGGCCGAACGGGAGGACCTGCCAACGCGGGCAAGACAATAGGGATATCATCGCAAGCAGTGCGGCCTTTGAGGCTTTGGGGTTTGTTGAAAAGATATACGCTGTGTGTTGGTAAAATTGCTAGTACTCAACTTCATTAGGGAGGACAAACACCAATGAAATCATTTACGTCCGCATTATTACGATGGACGAGCTTGGCCGGCATTGCGCTGGCAGCTTCGCCATCCTTAGCACAGGAGGCCCAGGAAGAGGGCACGATGATGCTGGAGGAGATTGTGGTTACGGCTCAGTTCCGTGAACAGAATCTGCAGGATACACCGCTTGCGATTACGGCTGTTAACAGCGCTATTATGGAGGCACGCAGCCAGACCAGCATCCATGAAGTCGCCGCTCAGGCGCCTAACGTAACTCTTACCCCGCAGGGCCAGCAGAACGGCTCAGGCATGATCGCCTTCATTCGCGGGGTCGGGCAAACCGACTTTAACTATGCCCTTGAACCGGGTGTGGCGATTTATGTGGACGATGTCTACATGCCGTCCCTGACCGGTTCTCTGATGGACCTGATGGACCTTGACCGTGTCGAGATCCTGCGCGGTCCTCAAGGTACACTGTCCGGTCGTAATGCCATCGGTGGTGCGATCAAGATGTTCTCCGCCAAACCCCAGGGTGACGACAGCGGCTATATGCAGATGACTTACGGGTCGTATGACCGTATCGAAATGCGCGGCATGTTCGATTTTGCCATTACCGACAACCTGTTTGCCCGTGTTTCCGGTGTATCCAAAGGCCAGGACGGCCATGTGAAGCGCGTTGACTACGGTCTATCGCACCCGGGTTCCGGTGTTCCTGTTGTCTCGAACGGTGCAAACCCTGTGGTTGGTACTCTGGGCGGCAAGTCCTATACTGGTGGTCGTATCGCCCTGCGCTGGACTCCGTCTGAGACTTTGGAAATCAACATTGCCGGTGACTATACACGTGAACGGTCAGAAGCCATTGAATCTGTCTTGATTTACGGCAACCACCCCGGCACCAATGCAGATGGTCAGCCCTGGCTGCCCAGCACAATTGATGGCGGTGTCATTCCGCTGGATTGTAGCTTTGTGCCTGCAGGCGTAAATTCCTGCGACACACAGACCGCATATGACGGCCGTTATATCAGCTATGGTACCTTCCTCGACCAGACCCCGGCGACAAGCCAGGCACCTTATAAACCTGTTGCCTTCGATCCGCACACGAATATGGATAACTATGGGGTTGTCGCCAATATCGTCTATGATATTTCAGATAATCTGCAGCTCACCTCCATCACTGCATGGCGTGAATTTGTCTCCGACTGGTCCCAGGACGTGGACAACAGCCCGCTGGCCAACCAGCAACTGAAACAGCGTATGGACAACAGCCAGTGGAGCCAGGAACTGCGTTTGAATGCGGCTCTCATGGACGATGCCCTGGAATTGACCGTGGGCGGTTTCTACTTTGATCGTGATGGTTCCCTGAATGCCCGCGTTGACCTGAACTATGCAGGCATCGACTTCATTCACGGTCCTGATCCGACCCCGGCGTCCAACAAGGCTGTGTTCGGTAACTTCATCTATCATGTGACTGATGATTTCAATGTCACCGGTGGTCTGCGTTATTCAGAAGACAAAAAGGAATATGTCTTCCATCGCCGTAATCCTGACCTGACCGTTCCCTCTGAAGTATGTGCATTCTTTCCACAGTTAGCCGCTTTCCAGGCTGGAGAGGGTCCGCCTCCGACACTTCATGGCCCGACCGGTGTGGGTAACGCGCCGAACTGTCTGCTGCTTGGCCTGGAAGGAGAAACACCGCCTCCCTTCAAGAAAAAGCGTACAGACTGGCGCATCGCTGTTGATTATCGCCTGAACGAAGACTTTATGGTCTATGCCCAGGTGGCGACCGGCTATCGTGCGGGTGGATTTAACCCCCGTCCGTTCTTCGGAAG belongs to Emcibacter sp. and includes:
- a CDS encoding TonB-dependent receptor, with amino-acid sequence MASAEEAEIEEVVSTQSRSEKPLFEQSGNLALVKGEEVEFIGSTHINELAVRVPGVNISRNDGQEYLASIRSPVLSGAGACGAFLMAQDGIALRSAGFCNVNELFEAFTEQAERIEITRGPGSALYGSNALHGIINVITPAANTDEGRVSLEGGSNEFGRLNASKGITGEKHGFRAMVSVTHDGGYRDDSGYDQQKVNLRHYYTGEEWTISSSLSLTNLDQETAGYITGLDVYKDRDISRTNPNPEAFRKAKSLRYWSRFSTAISDDVRWQFTPYVRALDMEFLMHFLPGAPLEENSQTSIGLQNGFYINEDSDLEIIAGADFEYTRGSLKQTQENPTEGSAFLQATIPAGKQYDYDVDSIMAAAFLQGDWAISEKLHLLAGARLEYMRYDYTNNMVSGRVDEDGNECGFGGCRYTRPESRVDDYTAFSPKIGLLYQFDENHNVYLNLSHGFRAPQATELYRLQRAQTVADLGKVSLKSIELGVRGKRNRLSYTVSLYAMEKDNYIFRDSSFFNVDSGKSDHIGADVMVKLDLTDRLSVRGNVSFARHRYTFDLFSEEINLNGKDIDAAPRNFGSMQLNWRPTEKVTTELEWVHMGSYYLDPENLHKYEGHDYLNLRADVQVKETYALFVRVMNLTDVKYAERADYTTFTDERYFPGKPRSYYVGMKVKF
- a CDS encoding IclR family transcriptional regulator; translated protein: MQSNTPKNRANVKSATRTLDIIEFVVSRKSPSVAQEISDALAIPVSSLSYLLNTLVERGYLVRDGRRYSPGPGLERLQAPMPNFTVVDRVTPLVRSLRIELNETTSFFVRRGWQIESLITEVSDHALRYAVPVGQILPLHSISSGKALLASFPDEEIDTYFREAHRDAMTRNTVVSEQKLRAEIEDIRRTGIAYTREEHTLGICGMGRAIRIDGEVGGAISVAIPLVRYDDRIEEKVASLLNRTAELLNIS
- a CDS encoding TonB-dependent receptor produces the protein MKSFTSALLRWTSLAGIALAASPSLAQEAQEEGTMMLEEIVVTAQFREQNLQDTPLAITAVNSAIMEARSQTSIHEVAAQAPNVTLTPQGQQNGSGMIAFIRGVGQTDFNYALEPGVAIYVDDVYMPSLTGSLMDLMDLDRVEILRGPQGTLSGRNAIGGAIKMFSAKPQGDDSGYMQMTYGSYDRIEMRGMFDFAITDNLFARVSGVSKGQDGHVKRVDYGLSHPGSGVPVVSNGANPVVGTLGGKSYTGGRIALRWTPSETLEINIAGDYTRERSEAIESVLIYGNHPGTNADGQPWLPSTIDGGVIPLDCSFVPAGVNSCDTQTAYDGRYISYGTFLDQTPATSQAPYKPVAFDPHTNMDNYGVVANIVYDISDNLQLTSITAWREFVSDWSQDVDNSPLANQQLKQRMDNSQWSQELRLNAALMDDALELTVGGFYFDRDGSLNARVDLNYAGIDFIHGPDPTPASNKAVFGNFIYHVTDDFNVTGGLRYSEDKKEYVFHRRNPDLTVPSEVCAFFPQLAAFQAGEGPPPTLHGPTGVGNAPNCLLLGLEGETPPPFKKKRTDWRIAVDYRLNEDFMVYAQVATGYRAGGFNPRPFFGSSQGECVEGVIAPCNQIKQFEPETMVVYEAGFKADLFDRTVRLNGAVFYNDYKDIILTLAACPVTPCLQPNNVGAAEVKGVELEAIIRPTEALSIDGSFSYLDFQYTELNASESALGGLTLDMITPYTPEIQFSFGIQYDIEDVLGGSLSARFDGTYQSKIYTEAINIDNRAVASRSPDLSEIDTLYATNKIDGYFLGNARLTWRDAEEDWQVSLEVRNLFDEYYFTSLYEQTGGPTSGANTISGAPGMPRTWALTVKRNF